A window of Belonocnema kinseyi isolate 2016_QV_RU_SX_M_011 chromosome 9, B_treatae_v1, whole genome shotgun sequence contains these coding sequences:
- the LOC117180060 gene encoding uncharacterized protein LOC117180060 encodes MEELDVNNLCDFLKNNGFSEHTLNKIKDNLKALLVLPEMLPTTNFTKKGIKRARVEETILNGTSGFEIPKKDLIRFVKSEINIEEFIEQVSKATQGRNQPYILCLQSEAGDKSFLIADSHKIEMADNGSPLAAFDTLF; translated from the exons ATGGAAGAACTGGACGTCAACAATCTTTGTGATTTCTTGAAGAACAACGGTTTTAGTGAGCacactttaaataaaatcaaag ATAATTTGAAGGCTCTACTGGTTTTGCCTGAGATGCTGCCCAcgacaaatttcacaaaaaagggAATCAAAAGG GCCCGAGTTGAGGAAACTATTTTGAATGGAACATCAGGTTTTGAGATTCCCAAAAAAGATCTCATACGATTTGTTAAg aGCGAAATAAACATCGAGGAGTTCATTGAACAAGTTTCAAAAGCAACTCAAGGCAGGAACCAGCCATACATCTTATGTCTTCAATCGGAGGCTGgagataaatcttttttaattgccgACAGCCACAAAATTGAAATGGCCGACAATGGATCTCCACTAGCAGCGtttgacacacttttttaa
- the LOC117179510 gene encoding protein spaetzle 4 isoform X1, whose amino-acid sequence MKRMYGDERHINILKTELENNDVELEFEESYQRYPEDSRRFEYDEDLEYNNPRYLNIQKDMPEGRGFTSRALNIGNTKLNGNINKKFIKLGEYTKPHFYPSENPTSTSSTSTTTSTTAKSTNVTDQTSALSSASTTTTTTTRTTNTTVIPTTPPIKSSISTPNSTHLDINSTTNKSLNDNETLSTTPSVTLAEIVQIQNLSINEIPGQADRFELDVDELTEFPIVSDDEEESLEEMTTKFSNLGSIDRIDDVPEVIDEIESNDQIGAESEQQQEFRPRPEYRPSEIKNNGSSMEGQLYQDVAAKEQKQPIFKGQGVLACPVKEEVVAPFWANNTRGEVLALLNLYPFEQYVHWEKCTHEDKQMYCRDGCKCEQQYRLHRLLAYDPNNECRGIFSDWFKFPSCCLCRCYNLPVEFRVTSRSPRMQKQKVKLRVSRN is encoded by the exons ATGAAAAGAATGTATGGAGATGAAAGacatatcaatattttaaaaactgaacttgAGAATAATGACGTCGAACTCGAATTTGAAGAGAGCTATCAGCGATATCCTGAAGATTCTAG ACGCTTTGAGTATGATGAAGATTTGGAATACAACAATCCTAgatatttaaatatacaaaaagacATGCCAGAAGGTAGAGGATTCACAAGCAGAGCTCTAAACATtggaaatacaaaattaaatggcaacatcaataagaaatttataaaactagGTGAATACACAAAGCCCCATTTTTATCCTTCCGAAAATCCAACGAGTACATCTTCAACATCCACTACAACTTCAACAACTGCCAAATCAACAAATGTAACTGATCAAACATCAGCATTATCATCAGCATCGACAaccacaacaacaacaacaagaacaaCAAATACAACCGTAATACCAACAACTCCGCctataaaatcttcaatttcaacACCTAATTCCACAcatttggatataaattcaacGACGAACAAAAGTTTAAACGATAACGAAACACTTTCAACAACACCTTCAGTTACTTTGGcagaaattgttcaaattcagaaCCTCAGTATCAATGAGATTCCGGGTCAGGCTGATAGATTCGAACTAGATGTTGATGAACTGACTGAGTTTCCGATTGTTTCGGATGATGAAGAAGAAAGTTTGGAAGAGATGACaacgaaattttctaatttggggAGTATTGATAGAATTGATGATGTTCCTGAAGTAATTGATGAAATCGAAAGTAATGATCAAATAGGGGCTGAAAGTGAGCAGCAACAGGAATTTAGACCTCGACCTGAGTATAGaccttctgaaataaaaaataatggatcCAGTATGGAGGGCCAACTTTATCAGGATGTGGCTGCAAAAGAACAGAAGCAGCCAATATTTAAGGGCCAGGGAgt ACTTGCCTGCCCAGTGAAAGAAGAAGTTGTCGCCCCTTTTTGGGCAAATAATACTCGTGGTGAAGTTCTTgctcttttaaatctttatccATTTGAGCAATATGTCCACTGGGAAAAATGCAC acaCGAAGACAAGCAAATGTACTGTAGAGATGGTTGCAAATGCGAACAGCAATACCGGTTACACAGATTATTGGCATACGATCCAAACAACGAATGTCGAGGAATTTTCAGCGACTGGTTCAAATTTCCAAGCTGTTGTCTTTGTCGCTGTTATAATCTTCCTGTTGAATTTCGAGTAACTTCTCGATCACCTCGAATGCAAAAGCAGAAAGTCAAATTAAGAGTTTCACGAAATTGA
- the LOC117179510 gene encoding protein spaetzle 4 isoform X2, with the protein MKRMYGDERHINILKTELENNDVELEFEESYQRYPEDSRRFEYDEDLEYNNPRYLNIQKDMPEGRGFTSRALNIGNTKLNGNINKKFIKLGEYTKPHFYPSENPTSTSSTSTTTSTTAKSTNVTDQTSALSSASTTTTTTTRTTNTTVIPTTPPIKSSISTPNSTHLDINSTTNKSLNDNETLSTTPSVTLAEIVQIQNLSINEIPGQADRFELDVDELTEFPIVSDDEEESLEEMTTKFSNLGSIDRIDDVPEVIDEIESNDQIGAESEQQQEFRPRPEYRPSEIKNNGSSMEGQLYQDVAAKEQKQPIFKGQGVLACPVKEEVVAPFWANNTRGEVLALLNLYPFEQYVHWEKCTRPPEAGSAQQ; encoded by the exons ATGAAAAGAATGTATGGAGATGAAAGacatatcaatattttaaaaactgaacttgAGAATAATGACGTCGAACTCGAATTTGAAGAGAGCTATCAGCGATATCCTGAAGATTCTAG ACGCTTTGAGTATGATGAAGATTTGGAATACAACAATCCTAgatatttaaatatacaaaaagacATGCCAGAAGGTAGAGGATTCACAAGCAGAGCTCTAAACATtggaaatacaaaattaaatggcaacatcaataagaaatttataaaactagGTGAATACACAAAGCCCCATTTTTATCCTTCCGAAAATCCAACGAGTACATCTTCAACATCCACTACAACTTCAACAACTGCCAAATCAACAAATGTAACTGATCAAACATCAGCATTATCATCAGCATCGACAaccacaacaacaacaacaagaacaaCAAATACAACCGTAATACCAACAACTCCGCctataaaatcttcaatttcaacACCTAATTCCACAcatttggatataaattcaacGACGAACAAAAGTTTAAACGATAACGAAACACTTTCAACAACACCTTCAGTTACTTTGGcagaaattgttcaaattcagaaCCTCAGTATCAATGAGATTCCGGGTCAGGCTGATAGATTCGAACTAGATGTTGATGAACTGACTGAGTTTCCGATTGTTTCGGATGATGAAGAAGAAAGTTTGGAAGAGATGACaacgaaattttctaatttggggAGTATTGATAGAATTGATGATGTTCCTGAAGTAATTGATGAAATCGAAAGTAATGATCAAATAGGGGCTGAAAGTGAGCAGCAACAGGAATTTAGACCTCGACCTGAGTATAGaccttctgaaataaaaaataatggatcCAGTATGGAGGGCCAACTTTATCAGGATGTGGCTGCAAAAGAACAGAAGCAGCCAATATTTAAGGGCCAGGGAgt ACTTGCCTGCCCAGTGAAAGAAGAAGTTGTCGCCCCTTTTTGGGCAAATAATACTCGTGGTGAAGTTCTTgctcttttaaatctttatccATTTGAGCAATATGTCCACTGGGAAAAATGCAC GCGTCCACCTGAAGCTGGATCAGCTCAACAGTAA
- the LOC117180521 gene encoding protein spaetzle 4-like: MRVLVLLTLLVVKLHLARCQGLGAGGPSTFGYDASSACSKPYSRDARARFANLPCDFRQQNWCTIAGNAYPCMSVRDHNSGQSHRTPRS, from the exons ATGAGAGTTCTCGTACTCTTGACTCTTTTG GTAGTCAAACTGCATTTAGCGAGGTGTCAAGGGCTCGGAGCAGGTGGTCCAAGCACTTTCGGATACGATGCATCTTCAGCTTGCAGCAAACCCTACTCTCGCGATGCTCGAGCTCGATTTGCAAATCTTCCCTGTGACTTTCGCCAGCAAAACTGGTGCACAATTGCCGGAAACGCCTATCCATG CATGTCAGTACGCGACCACAATTCGGGCCAGTCACATCGAACTCCTCGATCTTAA